The Vidua chalybeata isolate OUT-0048 chromosome 24, bVidCha1 merged haplotype, whole genome shotgun sequence genome includes a window with the following:
- the PRICKLE4 gene encoding prickle-like protein 4 yields MSLPSPAWPQRDEPSPCGTTTGLPPASSDSDSGCALEEYLEPPADPAPPEVPPCFGPRSPQPGSPSDRTRLRARALLQQLPPQDCDERYCPGLAEEERRQLRAFSARRRQEALGQGLACPVPGPCHGCPCRKCGRRLNKGDLGISASRLGDQFWHPSCFSCHFCHQQLVDLIYFQQDGRIYCGRHHAELFRPRCASCDQLIFMEECIEAEGRRWHLEHFCCLECDEPLRGQRYVMRSGRPCCRGCFESLFAEPCQACGDPIGADSEEVTHQGLHWHARAACFCCSLCRAPLRGQPLTCRRGRLFCSDTCSRGQDASSTASDSSDSAFASAPSPDSTPLSRAGRSSAAGGCRQRGEGAEAFSDQAPVHPAFRSPEDLGAAARERSSDAAKEHPGMLGPPAGRPSAPQPGPERPNEPGALGHPLLGEPEPRTAAGNGNPQFQAGTSPPRHGPRAEGGTEEDDSWCPTCSSSSDSDSEEEGFFFGKPIPKPGMNSLGREPPGRGRGRTAKHCSVS; encoded by the exons aTGTCCCTGCCGAGCCCTGCATGGCCCCAGCGGGACGAGCCCTCCCCCTGCGGCACCACCACCGGCCTCCCCCCGGCCTCGTCGGACAGCGACTCCGGCTGTGCCCTGGAAGAGTACCTGGAGCCCCCCGCGGACCCCGCGCCCCCCGAG GTCCCGCCGTGCTTCGGGCCCCGCTcgccccagcctggctctcccTCTGACAGGACCCGGCTCCGCGCCAgagccctcctgcagcagctgcctcctcaGGACTGCGAT GAGCGGTACTGCCCCGGCCTCGCCGAGGAGGAGCGGCGCCAGCTCCGAGCCTTCAGCGCCCGCCGCAGGCAGGAGGCTCTGGGACAGGGCCTGGCGTGTCCCGTGCCAGGTCCCTGCCAcggctgtccctgcaggaag TGCGGCCGGAGGCTGAACAAAGGGGACCTGGGGATTTCAGCGTCTCGCCTGGGGGACCAGTTCTGGCACCCGTCCTGCTTCTCCTGCCACTtctgccaccagcagctggtGGATCTCATCTACTTCCAGCAGGATGGGAGGATCTACTGCGGCCGGCACCACGCCGAGCTCTTCCGACCCCGCTGTGCCTCCTGTGACCAG CTGATCTTCATGGAGGAGTGCATCGAGGCCGAGGGCCGGcgctggcacctggagcacttCTGCTGCCTGGAATGCGACGAGCCCCTGCGCGGGCAGCGCTACGTGATGCGGAGCGGCCGGCCCTGCTGCCGGGGCTGCTTCGAGAGCCTCTTTGCCGAGCCGTGCCAGGCGTGCGGGGACCCCATCG GTGCTGACAGCGAGGAGGTCACgcaccaggggctgcactggcaCGCCCGAGCCgcctgcttctgctgcagcctgtgccgGGCGCCGCTGCGGGGACAGCCCCTCACCTGCCGCCGCGGCCGCCTCTTCTGCTCCGACACCTGCAGCCGCGGCCAGGACGCCTCTTCCACCGCCTCCGACTCCTCCGACTCGGCTTTCGCCTCCGCTCCGTCCCCCGACTCCACGCCCCTGTCCCGGGCCGGCAGGAGCTCGGCAGcggggggctgcaggcagcggGGGGAAGGGGCTG AGGCGTTTTCGGATCAGGCCCCAGTGCACCCCGCGTTCAGGAGCCCCGAGGATCTCGGAGCGGCCGCACGGGAGCGGAGCAGCGACGCTGCCAAGGAGCACCCAGGGATGCTGGGACCCCCAGCCGGCCGCCCCTCGgccccccagcccggcccagaGCGGCCCAACGAGCCCGGAGCCTTGGGCCACCCGCTTTTGGGGGAGCCTGAACCCCGAACAGCTGCAGGCAATGGAAACCCACAGTTCCAAGCGGGCACCTCCCCTCCCCGACACGGCCCCCGGGCAGAGGGTGGCACGGAGGAGGACGACTCCTGGTGTCCCACCTGCTCCTCATCTTCGGACTCGGACTCGGAGGAGGAGGGTTTCTTTTTCGGGAAGCCCATCCCCAAGCCCGGGATGaattccctgggcagggagcccccggggaggggcaggggcaggacgGCCAAGCACTGCAGTGTGTCCTAG
- the FRS3 gene encoding fibroblast growth factor receptor substrate 3 isoform X2 produces MSSLPGVMGSCCSCLCTDSIPDNHPTKFKVTNVDDEGHELGSGVMELTQRELVLHTHKRDAVRWPYLSLRRYGFDSNLFSFESGRRCHTGQGIFAFKCSRAEEIFNLLQDLMQCNSINVVEEPVVITRSSHPSEPPQGPTSLGYTGLPNGFHSFPGESLSCSAAQHPSVSSLRHSSVGEDSTHPLLGPEEQEPQLLPGRPQPPGLPAARGGEIRAGSHLRLPPAVPAAPGMPGAPLPPQQQQQRVPGGLPVPTVRLREPQRAGGPQHLVPVPGRPLQGVPGGRERLPAPLGAAALREPAGAAAGVGAAAGPAQGRGRWRGAHAVPERLLRGRRGGAAAEFRGLAERGPAAAPRFPAQGPARPPAQRLQLRLPPALPGASTAAQLHPGGAGARAPQGAAGPAGGTRRQPRRPPQRLVRRH; encoded by the exons atgtcctCTCTGCCTGGCGTcatggggagctgctgcagctgtctGTGCACAGACAGCATCCCAGACAACCATCCCACCAAATTCAAG GTGACCAACGTGGACGACGAGGGGCACGAGCTGGGCTCGGGGGTGATGGAGCTGACGCAGAGGGAGCTGGTCCTGCACACGCACAAGCGCGACGCCGTGCGGTGGCCCTACCTGAGCCTGCGGCGCTACGGCTTCGACTCCAACCTCTTCTCCTTCGAGAGCGGCCGCCGCTGCCACACCGGCCAGG ggatTTTTGCCTTCAAGTGCTCCCGAGCAGAGGAGATCTTCAACCTGCTGCAGGACCTGATGCAGTGCAACAGCATCAACGTGGTGGAGGAGCCCGTGGTGATCACCAGGAGCAGCCACCCCTCGGAGCCACCCCAGGGCCCCACCA GTCTGGGCTACACTGGACTTCCCAATGGAtttcacagcttccctggagaatccctgtcctgctctgcagcccagcacccCTCAGTGAGCAGCCTGAGACATTCCTCTGTGGGGGAAGACTCTACCCACCCCCTCCTGGGGCCTGAGGAGCAG GaaccacagctgctccctggaagACCGCAACCCCCAGGtcttcctgcagccaggggaggTGAAATTCGTGCTGGCTCCCACCTCCGGCTACCGCCGGCTGTGCCGGCAGCCCCGGGAATGCCGGGCGCGCCTCTGCCcccccaacaacaacaacaacgaGTGCCAGGAGGGCTGCCCGTCCCCACAGTGCGTCTACGAGAACCTCAACGGGCTGGTGGCCCCCAGCACCTCGTCCCTGTGCCGGGCCGGCCGCTCCAAGGCGTCCCGGGAGGACGGGAGCGGCTCCCAGCGCCGCTCGGCGCTGCTGCACTACGAGAACctgccggcgctgccgccggtgtgggagctgcagccgGCCCGGCACAGGGACGAGGACGCTGGCGCGGCGCCCACGCCGTCCCCGAGCGGCTTCTCCGAGGCCGGCGAGGAGGAGCCGCTGCAGAATTCCGTGGGCTCGCAGAGCGCGGCCCAGCAGCCGCGCCGCGCTTTCCTGCCCAGGGCCCGGCGCGGCCTCCTGCCCAACGTCTTCAGCTTCGACTtcccccggccctgcccggaGCCTCCACGGCAGCTCAACTACATCCAGGTGGAGCTGGAGCCCGAGCCCCGCAAGGGGCAGCAGGACCCGCGGGTGGCACCCGCCGCCAGCCCCGGCGGCCGCCGCAGCGGCTCGTACGCCGTCATTGA
- the FRS3 gene encoding fibroblast growth factor receptor substrate 3 isoform X1, producing MSSLPGVMGSCCSCLCTDSIPDNHPTKFKVTNVDDEGHELGSGVMELTQRELVLHTHKRDAVRWPYLSLRRYGFDSNLFSFESGRRCHTGQGIFAFKCSRAEEIFNLLQDLMQCNSINVVEEPVVITRSSHPSEPPQGPTSLGYTGLPNGFHSFPGESLSCSAAQHPSVSSLRHSSVGEDSTHPLLGPEEQSHTYVNTGEPEPRGRHCMHSLPEAHPPFPPRNHSCSLEDRNPQVFLQPGEVKFVLAPTSGYRRLCRQPRECRARLCPPNNNNNECQEGCPSPQCVYENLNGLVAPSTSSLCRAGRSKASREDGSGSQRRSALLHYENLPALPPVWELQPARHRDEDAGAAPTPSPSGFSEAGEEEPLQNSVGSQSAAQQPRRAFLPRARRGLLPNVFSFDFPRPCPEPPRQLNYIQVELEPEPRKGQQDPRVAPAASPGGRRSGSYAVIDLKKTAAMSSLQRALPRDDGTSRKTRHNSTDLPL from the exons atgtcctCTCTGCCTGGCGTcatggggagctgctgcagctgtctGTGCACAGACAGCATCCCAGACAACCATCCCACCAAATTCAAG GTGACCAACGTGGACGACGAGGGGCACGAGCTGGGCTCGGGGGTGATGGAGCTGACGCAGAGGGAGCTGGTCCTGCACACGCACAAGCGCGACGCCGTGCGGTGGCCCTACCTGAGCCTGCGGCGCTACGGCTTCGACTCCAACCTCTTCTCCTTCGAGAGCGGCCGCCGCTGCCACACCGGCCAGG ggatTTTTGCCTTCAAGTGCTCCCGAGCAGAGGAGATCTTCAACCTGCTGCAGGACCTGATGCAGTGCAACAGCATCAACGTGGTGGAGGAGCCCGTGGTGATCACCAGGAGCAGCCACCCCTCGGAGCCACCCCAGGGCCCCACCA GTCTGGGCTACACTGGACTTCCCAATGGAtttcacagcttccctggagaatccctgtcctgctctgcagcccagcacccCTCAGTGAGCAGCCTGAGACATTCCTCTGTGGGGGAAGACTCTACCCACCCCCTCCTGGGGCCTGAGGAGCAG TCCCACACCTACGTCAACACCGGGGAGCCGGAGCCGAGGGGCCGGCACTGTATGCACTCCCTGCCTGAAGCCCACCCTCCTTTCCCCCCTAGGaaccacagctgctccctggaagACCGCAACCCCCAGGtcttcctgcagccaggggaggTGAAATTCGTGCTGGCTCCCACCTCCGGCTACCGCCGGCTGTGCCGGCAGCCCCGGGAATGCCGGGCGCGCCTCTGCCcccccaacaacaacaacaacgaGTGCCAGGAGGGCTGCCCGTCCCCACAGTGCGTCTACGAGAACCTCAACGGGCTGGTGGCCCCCAGCACCTCGTCCCTGTGCCGGGCCGGCCGCTCCAAGGCGTCCCGGGAGGACGGGAGCGGCTCCCAGCGCCGCTCGGCGCTGCTGCACTACGAGAACctgccggcgctgccgccggtgtgggagctgcagccgGCCCGGCACAGGGACGAGGACGCTGGCGCGGCGCCCACGCCGTCCCCGAGCGGCTTCTCCGAGGCCGGCGAGGAGGAGCCGCTGCAGAATTCCGTGGGCTCGCAGAGCGCGGCCCAGCAGCCGCGCCGCGCTTTCCTGCCCAGGGCCCGGCGCGGCCTCCTGCCCAACGTCTTCAGCTTCGACTtcccccggccctgcccggaGCCTCCACGGCAGCTCAACTACATCCAGGTGGAGCTGGAGCCCGAGCCCCGCAAGGGGCAGCAGGACCCGCGGGTGGCACCCGCCGCCAGCCCCGGCGGCCGCCGCAGCGGCTCGTACGCCGTCATTGACCTCAAGAAGACGGCGGCCATGTCCAGCCTGCAGCGGGCCCTGCCCAGGGACGACGGCACCTCGAGGAAAACTCGGCACAACAGCACCGACCTGCCCCTGTGA